One Rhizophagus irregularis chromosome 5, complete sequence DNA window includes the following coding sequences:
- a CDS encoding uncharacterized protein (SECRETED:cutsite_ASA-TP; SECRETED:prob_0.7984); SECRETED:SignalP(1-21) codes for MNKKFILILALIVAFIAFASATPSIWKRDDNSRVKENSIDKRRPEEKGRTSGPHRLTKRQSCSSQGLVPCAVGCCHPYGCGSYGVSCGDGTCCPSGTSCTTKSCA; via the coding sequence atgaataaaaaatttatcctaATACTCGCTCTAATTGTAGCTTTTATCGCATTCGCTTCTGCTACACCTTCTATTTGGAAAAGAGATGATAATAGTAGAGTTAAAGAGAACTCCATAGATAAAAGACGACCGGAAGAAAAAGGAAGGACAAGTGGTCCACACCGTTTGACGAAAAGACAGTCGTGTTCGTCCCAAGGATTAGTTCCATGTGCAGTCGGATGCTGTCACCCCTATGGATGCGGTAGTTATGGTGTATCTTGCGGTGATGGTACTTGTTGCCCTTCGGGAACTTCTTGCACCACAAAGTCTTGCGCGTAA